Proteins from a single region of Microbacterium sp. zg-Y818:
- a CDS encoding DUF1269 domain-containing protein, translating to MADLIVIAFDSEPDAEAAYNTVQQLQDDMVVQLAGLALVKVNSEGKTSVEYPGGLANIGFGALGGALFGTLIGILFFVPVGGLVLGGLVGALFAGLDKAGMDSEFRRRVQSAVSSGKSAVVIYATKLTADKFAAALAPFHGTLMQTSLSEADERELVHDLSGGAQAQAPAPTAAE from the coding sequence ATGGCTGATCTGATCGTCATCGCCTTCGACTCCGAGCCCGACGCCGAAGCGGCGTACAACACGGTGCAGCAGTTGCAGGACGACATGGTGGTGCAACTGGCCGGCCTGGCGCTGGTCAAGGTGAACAGCGAGGGCAAGACGAGCGTCGAGTATCCGGGCGGCCTCGCGAACATCGGGTTCGGGGCTCTCGGCGGGGCGTTGTTCGGCACCCTCATCGGCATCCTCTTCTTCGTTCCGGTCGGCGGACTCGTCCTCGGCGGGCTCGTCGGAGCCTTGTTCGCAGGTCTCGACAAGGCCGGCATGGACTCGGAGTTCCGTCGCCGCGTGCAATCGGCGGTCTCGTCCGGCAAGTCGGCCGTCGTGATCTACGCGACGAAGCTGACGGCCGACAAGTTCGCCGCCGCGCTGGCCCCCTTCCACGGCACCCTCATGCAGACCTCGCTGTCGGAGGCGGACGAGCGTGAGCTTGTGCACGACCTGAGCGGTGGCGCGCAGGCCCAGGCGCCTGCCCCCACGGCCGCCGAGTAG